In a single window of the Flavobacterium sp. W4I14 genome:
- a CDS encoding 2-dehydropantoate 2-reductase (product_source=KO:K00077; cath_funfam=1.10.1040.10; cog=COG1893; ko=KO:K00077; pfam=PF02558,PF08546; superfamily=48179; tigrfam=TIGR00745) has translation MIIIKLAWPIILYICTKSYDLKQTIEKLKPLISHRTILLPLLNGVSASDEILEILPHANVLKGCAFIVSKIKSPGIIENSGNIQKLSFGMDGPIGEAVFYLKDLMFDAGIDVTVSDKISTAIWEKFIFISPTATSTSYFDSTIGKVLEENLETVLKLIEEVKNLALAKGVTISDDISDKTLNTMKSMPYEVTSSMHRDYLNQKPQTEVESLTGYIVREAEKLGIAAPTYQKLYEGLLKKESL, from the coding sequence ATGATCATAATAAAATTGGCGTGGCCGATTATATTATATATCTGTACTAAAAGCTACGATTTAAAGCAAACCATCGAAAAGTTAAAGCCCTTAATCAGCCATAGGACGATATTATTACCCCTTTTAAACGGTGTTAGTGCAAGTGACGAAATTTTAGAAATCCTGCCCCATGCCAATGTTTTAAAAGGTTGTGCATTTATCGTTTCCAAGATTAAATCGCCAGGTATAATCGAAAATTCCGGGAATATTCAAAAGCTATCTTTTGGTATGGATGGACCAATAGGCGAAGCGGTTTTCTATCTAAAGGATTTAATGTTTGATGCAGGAATCGATGTAACGGTTTCGGATAAAATCTCCACCGCCATCTGGGAAAAGTTTATATTTATTTCTCCGACGGCTACTTCCACATCGTATTTCGATAGCACTATCGGAAAGGTACTGGAAGAAAATCTTGAAACTGTTCTGAAATTAATTGAAGAAGTGAAAAACCTTGCCCTGGCTAAAGGCGTAACTATTAGTGATGACATTTCAGACAAAACATTAAATACGATGAAATCGATGCCTTACGAGGTTACCTCGTCCATGCACCGCGATTATCTCAATCAAAAACCACAAACAGAAGTTGAGTCGTTAACAGGCTACATTGTACGCGAAGCTGAAAAACTTGGCATTGCTGCGCCAACTTATCAAAAACTGTACGAAGGATTACTCAAAAAAGAATCACTATAA
- a CDS encoding ketopantoate reductase (product_source=COG1893; cath_funfam=3.40.50.720; cog=COG1893; pfam=PF02558; superfamily=51735; transmembrane_helix_parts=Inside_1_6,TMhelix_7_24,Outside_25_85) yields MPNKTRIVIVGIGGVGGYFGGLLSKKYSNGNDVEVLFVARGEHLKEIQNKGLTVIKGSENFVTKPYLATDDHNKIGVADYIIYLY; encoded by the coding sequence ATGCCAAATAAAACAAGAATCGTTATTGTAGGAATTGGTGGGGTGGGTGGATATTTCGGGGGCTTACTGTCTAAGAAATACAGCAACGGAAATGATGTAGAAGTTCTTTTTGTTGCCCGTGGCGAACATTTAAAGGAGATACAAAACAAGGGTTTAACTGTAATAAAAGGAAGCGAAAATTTTGTAACTAAGCCATATCTGGCTACCGATGATCATAATAAAATTGGCGTGGCCGATTATATTATATATCTGTACTAA
- a CDS encoding TolB protein (product_source=KO:K03641; cath_funfam=3.40.50.720; cog=COG0823; ko=KO:K03641; pfam=PF07676; superfamily=69304) → MTKISTSLVSILIPCVALITSCSSNKSEEGDAKAVLDTVSLSSKNFALAYQDGDKIVATSIDTMKQISFGGATDPAISPNGNKLAYTLSDSAGNRSIWIADMENKSQGKLQVNSNNYYQAMWSADGGAIAFNIFNSKNLWKIGVIKTDNSGYVMLDSASKINVYAPTWKNEKEIIGQDLTKLYTFDRAGKLIDTKLIADLIGKEFFIASSNRFFYTKDGAKLIFNAGNSDILDGLTGPSEAVYVLDLASKKVARISPKGINVPYVFLTADDRIFYSGAEKPFTQSKIYVSDLDGNIKTVVDKGNNPTGALK, encoded by the coding sequence ATGACGAAAATCAGCACCTCATTAGTTTCTATTTTAATTCCCTGCGTTGCACTAATTACTTCATGCAGTAGCAATAAATCTGAAGAAGGAGATGCGAAAGCCGTTTTAGATACCGTTTCTTTAAGTAGTAAAAATTTCGCGTTAGCCTATCAGGACGGAGATAAAATTGTAGCTACGAGCATCGATACCATGAAACAGATTTCGTTCGGTGGTGCTACCGACCCGGCTATTTCACCTAATGGGAATAAACTGGCCTATACCCTGAGCGATTCGGCAGGGAACAGATCCATTTGGATTGCCGATATGGAAAACAAAAGCCAAGGGAAATTGCAGGTAAATAGCAATAATTATTATCAAGCCATGTGGTCGGCTGATGGAGGTGCAATCGCTTTCAATATTTTTAATAGTAAAAACTTATGGAAGATAGGTGTTATAAAAACCGATAATTCTGGATATGTGATGCTCGATAGTGCATCTAAAATAAATGTTTATGCACCAACCTGGAAAAATGAAAAGGAAATCATCGGACAGGATCTTACCAAGCTTTACACCTTTGATCGTGCCGGAAAGTTAATCGATACTAAATTGATAGCTGATTTGATCGGGAAAGAATTTTTCATTGCGAGTAGCAACCGTTTCTTTTATACAAAAGACGGGGCAAAACTGATTTTTAATGCAGGAAATTCAGATATTTTAGATGGATTAACTGGACCGAGCGAAGCAGTTTATGTTTTAGATCTGGCCAGTAAAAAAGTGGCACGTATTTCGCCAAAAGGCATAAACGTTCCTTATGTTTTTCTTACGGCCGATGATCGGATTTTTTATAGCGGAGCTGAAAAACCCTTTACGCAGAGCAAAATATATGTTTCTGATTTAGATGGGAATATTAAAACGGTAGTGGATAAAGGAAACAACCCAACGGGTGCATTGAAATAA
- a CDS encoding hypothetical protein (product_source=Hypo-rule applied; cleavage_site_network=SignalP-noTM; pfam=PF13852), which produces MKKINILSASLALLVFASLNVSAQIKLSDIFKKVTEKQGTTTAATGTPSTFEIGQGIKEALQIGVSAGADRLSLKDGFLGNLAVKILMPPEAQKVERTLRGIGLNKLCDNVIVSLNRAAEDAATEAKPIFISAIKQMTLTDATNILLGNKDAATEYFKRVTTSQLMQKFSPIVTTSLNKVNATKYYSDLTTQYNRLPLVKPVNTNLTEYVTQKAIDGLFVEVAKEELKIRGNLSSRSTTLLQKVFGYADKKKI; this is translated from the coding sequence ATGAAAAAGATCAATATTTTATCGGCATCACTGGCCCTGCTGGTATTTGCAAGCCTAAATGTTAGTGCACAGATTAAACTGAGCGATATATTTAAAAAAGTAACCGAAAAACAGGGTACTACCACAGCTGCCACCGGAACGCCGTCAACTTTTGAAATAGGACAGGGGATTAAGGAAGCGCTACAAATTGGTGTTTCTGCAGGTGCCGACAGGCTTTCGCTTAAAGATGGTTTTTTAGGCAATCTGGCTGTTAAAATTTTGATGCCTCCTGAAGCACAAAAAGTTGAAAGAACATTACGCGGCATAGGCTTAAACAAACTTTGTGATAATGTGATTGTAAGCTTAAACCGTGCCGCCGAAGATGCAGCTACCGAAGCAAAGCCTATTTTTATCTCAGCCATTAAACAGATGACATTAACCGATGCGACTAATATCCTGTTGGGTAACAAAGACGCAGCTACCGAATACTTTAAAAGGGTAACTACTTCCCAGCTGATGCAAAAATTTAGTCCAATTGTAACTACAAGTTTAAATAAGGTAAATGCCACCAAATATTACAGCGACTTAACTACACAATACAATCGCCTGCCTTTGGTTAAGCCTGTAAATACGAACTTAACCGAATACGTTACACAAAAAGCGATAGATGGTTTATTTGTTGAAGTTGCGAAGGAAGAACTCAAAATCAGGGGAAACTTAAGCTCAAGAAGTACAACCTTGTTGCAAAAAGTATTTGGTTACGCGGATAAGAAAAAGATTTAA
- a CDS encoding RNA polymerase sigma factor (sigma-70 family) (product_source=TIGR02937; cath_funfam=1.10.10.10,1.10.1740.10; cog=COG1595; pfam=PF04542,PF08281; superfamily=88659,88946; tigrfam=TIGR02937): MRFIKNTVGNAQQDDAKLIAQYKNTGDLDALGTLYNKYMHLVFGVCLNYFKDEEQSKDAVMQIFEELVTKLKIHEVQNFKSWLHVLTRNHCLMALRKSAKQNNVSLDDTFVENSEFVHLDIDNTKETQLTIMEKCMETLPEEQRKSVDLFYLQEKCYKEVADITGYDMLKVKSYIQNGKRNLKICIEKNSSE; the protein is encoded by the coding sequence TTGAGGTTTATAAAAAACACAGTTGGGAACGCCCAGCAAGACGACGCCAAACTGATTGCCCAGTATAAAAACACGGGCGATTTAGACGCGTTGGGTACGCTTTACAATAAATATATGCATTTGGTGTTCGGGGTTTGCTTAAACTACTTCAAAGATGAGGAGCAAAGCAAGGATGCGGTAATGCAGATTTTTGAAGAACTGGTAACGAAGTTGAAAATACACGAGGTACAGAACTTTAAAAGCTGGCTTCATGTTTTAACGCGGAACCATTGTTTAATGGCATTACGGAAATCGGCCAAGCAAAATAATGTCTCATTAGACGATACTTTTGTGGAAAATAGCGAGTTTGTGCATCTGGATATAGACAACACAAAAGAAACGCAGCTTACCATTATGGAAAAGTGCATGGAAACTTTGCCCGAAGAACAGCGAAAAAGCGTAGATTTATTTTATTTACAAGAAAAATGTTATAAAGAAGTAGCCGATATTACGGGCTACGACATGCTTAAAGTTAAGAGTTATATCCAAAATGGTAAGCGGAATTTAAAGATTTGTATAGAGAAAAACAGTAGTGAATAA
- a CDS encoding hypothetical protein (product_source=Hypo-rule applied; pfam=PF13715; superfamily=49464,74653; transmembrane_helix_parts=Inside_1_81,TMhelix_82_101,Outside_102_434) has product MNNDWLDIDVLEDYLDGKLDAKAMHFVERQALEDPFVAEALEGLKQSPKRKQTLSILQKQLYDRVSEKPIKRKLWGITTQRLSIAATATVAFIAVSILFFMRETNRRNAELAAHKQGGVMVQLDSTRSIASVQPKPKEDTVTQNSTKAALIDKAIIAAKTGDLAKNTKVKPILEGAAQQMAEAKAAKIATDNSRAKAMSPVGFGNYRPSPVTISEVVVAPAPAIGSSKIAFSGNVVDQSNGHPVQGAVVKLAGSKNVTATDAKGYFYLPADSNAKDKDLLINAIGFKELPVAGLQDPNAIKNALSGNKSLNEIALITGSNGHKKENIAAPKITLRAEQNLDGKSADDITKPIPVSTINYSQYLENNNKLYNPKGPEQFVILSFKVKKNGRPTNISVIKSLNKKADAEAKRLIQEGPDWVLPKNGTDLVEISVKF; this is encoded by the coding sequence GTGAATAACGATTGGTTAGATATTGATGTTCTGGAAGATTACCTGGATGGTAAACTTGATGCCAAGGCTATGCACTTCGTAGAAAGACAGGCTTTGGAAGACCCTTTTGTTGCCGAAGCATTAGAGGGACTGAAACAGTCGCCCAAACGCAAGCAAACACTTTCTATTTTACAAAAACAACTGTACGACCGTGTTTCTGAAAAACCTATAAAACGCAAACTTTGGGGCATTACTACCCAAAGGTTAAGTATTGCAGCAACAGCAACCGTAGCATTTATTGCAGTAAGCATTTTATTCTTTATGCGCGAAACCAATCGCAGGAATGCAGAACTTGCTGCGCATAAACAGGGCGGTGTGATGGTTCAGTTAGATAGTACAAGGAGTATTGCGTCAGTTCAACCCAAACCTAAAGAAGATACGGTTACGCAGAACTCTACAAAGGCAGCTTTGATTGATAAGGCAATTATAGCCGCGAAAACAGGCGATTTAGCGAAAAACACTAAAGTAAAACCTATACTAGAAGGGGCAGCACAACAAATGGCCGAGGCAAAAGCAGCAAAAATTGCAACTGACAATAGCCGCGCTAAGGCGATGAGCCCTGTTGGCTTCGGCAATTACAGACCAAGCCCGGTTACAATAAGTGAGGTTGTAGTTGCACCAGCTCCAGCAATAGGCTCAAGTAAAATTGCGTTTAGTGGCAACGTTGTAGACCAAAGCAATGGCCACCCTGTTCAGGGTGCTGTGGTAAAGTTAGCGGGTTCTAAAAATGTAACCGCAACAGATGCTAAAGGTTATTTCTATTTACCTGCCGATAGCAACGCAAAAGATAAAGACTTATTGATTAATGCTATTGGTTTTAAAGAATTACCTGTAGCTGGTCTGCAAGATCCTAACGCAATTAAAAATGCTTTAAGCGGGAATAAATCGCTAAACGAAATCGCCTTAATTACAGGATCGAACGGGCATAAGAAAGAAAATATTGCTGCACCAAAAATTACCTTGCGCGCAGAACAAAACCTGGATGGAAAATCGGCCGATGATATTACGAAGCCCATTCCTGTTTCTACCATTAACTATAGTCAATACTTAGAGAATAACAACAAACTTTATAACCCTAAAGGTCCTGAGCAATTTGTTATCCTAAGTTTCAAAGTTAAAAAGAACGGGCGGCCAACAAATATTAGCGTTATAAAATCACTCAACAAAAAGGCTGATGCGGAGGCGAAACGACTGATTCAAGAAGGCCCGGATTGGGTATTGCCTAAAAACGGAACTGATTTAGTAGAAATAAGCGTTAAGTTTTAA
- a CDS encoding PiT family inorganic phosphate transporter (product_source=KO:K03306; cog=COG0306; ko=KO:K03306; pfam=PF01384; transmembrane_helix_parts=Inside_1_4,TMhelix_5_22,Outside_23_36,TMhelix_37_59,Inside_60_71,TMhelix_72_94,Outside_95_108,TMhelix_109_128,Inside_129_139,TMhelix_140_162,Outside_163_221,TMhelix_222_244,Inside_245_309,TMhelix_310_332,Outside_333_336), which yields MVTTLLVVVVILAIAFDYINGFHDAANSIATVVSTKVLTPFQAVLWAALFNFAAYFYFTDHKVANTVAKTVIENYITLEVILAGLVAAIIWNLLTWWYGIPSSSSHTLIGGFAGAGMTHALLIGASPLDAVNTGYVIKIVSFIVLAPIIGMVISVVLTLIIINICRYAKPATAEKWFKRLQLLSSAALSFFHGGNDAQKVMGIIATALIASKVIPNFEAMPAWVPIACYSAISLGTMSGGWKIVKTMGSKITKVTALEGVAAEGAGAVTLGITEHFGIPVSTTHTITGSIVGVGVVKSVSAVRWGVTINLIWAWILTIPVSATLAAIIYAVIYYLK from the coding sequence ATGGTAACTACCTTATTGGTTGTTGTTGTAATTCTGGCTATTGCTTTCGATTACATTAACGGCTTTCACGATGCCGCTAACTCGATTGCAACAGTTGTTTCTACAAAAGTTCTTACGCCTTTTCAGGCGGTTTTGTGGGCTGCGTTGTTCAATTTCGCTGCCTACTTTTATTTTACCGACCACAAAGTAGCCAATACAGTTGCTAAAACGGTAATCGAAAATTATATCACTTTGGAGGTTATCCTTGCAGGTTTAGTTGCTGCAATTATCTGGAACCTTTTAACCTGGTGGTATGGTATCCCTTCAAGTTCATCACATACCTTAATTGGCGGTTTTGCTGGTGCAGGTATGACACATGCTTTACTTATAGGCGCTAGTCCGCTTGATGCTGTAAACACGGGTTATGTAATAAAAATTGTTTCTTTCATTGTACTGGCACCAATAATCGGTATGGTTATATCAGTGGTATTAACACTGATCATTATCAATATCTGTCGTTATGCTAAGCCAGCAACTGCTGAGAAATGGTTTAAACGCCTGCAATTGCTTTCTTCTGCTGCGTTAAGTTTCTTCCACGGAGGTAACGATGCCCAAAAGGTAATGGGGATCATCGCAACAGCTTTAATCGCTTCAAAAGTAATTCCTAATTTCGAAGCCATGCCTGCATGGGTACCAATTGCCTGTTATTCGGCAATATCGTTAGGTACAATGAGTGGCGGCTGGAAAATTGTTAAAACAATGGGGTCCAAAATCACCAAAGTAACCGCACTGGAAGGTGTTGCTGCCGAAGGCGCTGGAGCAGTAACTCTAGGTATTACAGAGCATTTCGGTATCCCGGTTTCTACAACACATACCATAACGGGTTCGATTGTAGGGGTAGGTGTAGTAAAAAGCGTTTCTGCAGTACGTTGGGGTGTAACCATCAACTTAATCTGGGCCTGGATTTTAACCATCCCGGTTTCGGCTACATTAGCGGCCATTATTTATGCCGTGATCTATTACTTAAAATAA
- a CDS encoding putative phosphate transport protein (TIGR00153 family) (product_source=TIGR00153; cog=COG1392; ko=KO:K07220; pfam=PF01865; superfamily=109755; tigrfam=TIGR00153) — protein sequence MNNIFKFFTPQDKKFHPLFEQAGSNALKIAETLLEMVSTGDAESRKTIFKEIERLEHVGDDITHSIFLELSRNFITPFDREDIHALATAVDDVADYIYGTANRMQMYNMNTINEPIVKIAELLVEMCTDIDKAIKELRSFKNIRVIADACIRINSGENQADYVFTLAVARLFEYETNAIELIKQKEVLQTIEKATDKCEDVANVLETILVKNA from the coding sequence ATGAACAATATTTTTAAGTTCTTTACACCTCAAGACAAAAAGTTTCATCCGCTTTTCGAGCAGGCTGGTAGCAATGCATTAAAAATTGCAGAAACCCTTTTAGAAATGGTTAGCACAGGTGATGCTGAAAGCAGAAAAACAATTTTTAAAGAAATTGAGCGCTTGGAGCATGTAGGTGATGATATTACCCATTCAATTTTTCTTGAACTGAGCAGGAACTTTATTACGCCATTTGATAGAGAAGACATTCATGCATTGGCTACTGCCGTTGATGATGTTGCCGATTATATTTATGGTACTGCAAACCGTATGCAGATGTATAACATGAATACCATTAACGAGCCGATTGTTAAAATTGCCGAGCTTTTGGTAGAAATGTGTACTGATATTGATAAGGCAATTAAAGAATTACGCAGTTTCAAAAACATCCGCGTAATTGCCGATGCTTGTATCCGTATTAACAGTGGCGAAAACCAGGCTGATTATGTATTTACATTAGCCGTAGCCCGTTTATTCGAATACGAAACCAATGCGATTGAATTAATTAAACAAAAAGAGGTTTTACAAACGATAGAAAAAGCGACAGATAAGTGTGAGGATGTGGCGAATGTGCTTGAAACTATCTTGGTTAAAAACGCTTAA
- a CDS encoding two-component system phosphate regulon sensor histidine kinase PhoR (product_source=KO:K07636; cath_funfam=1.10.287.130,3.30.565.10; cog=COG0642; ko=KO:K07636; pfam=PF00512,PF02518; smart=SM00387,SM00388; superfamily=55021,55874; transmembrane_helix_parts=Inside_1_4,TMhelix_5_24,Outside_25_28,TMhelix_29_51,Inside_52_341), with product MKLSVLVLFTALAVGLSIGMVNFYFQHSLYYMAISFGVSFLCSFLVFYYLLEKYIYTKIKLIYKLIHNLKLGKDLKDALGEYVSSDPINDVEQEVKEWAGAKKKEIDLLKKQEQFRREFLSNVSHEFKTPLFAIQGYIETLQDCLIDDPDQAVLFLKKAENNVERLSYLINDLDVISKLETGESPINYQKFDFVQLAKEVMENLEDRAEAKNIKLFFKDKYTAITLVSADREKIRQVLINLMVNSIKYGIDGGETAIKIFELHDQVLIEVTDNGIGIEEKHLLRLFERFYRIDTHRAREVGGTGLGLAIVKHILEAHQQTISVRSTPGIGTTFAFTLQKGG from the coding sequence ATGAAATTAAGTGTGCTGGTTCTATTTACTGCTCTTGCCGTTGGTCTTTCCATCGGTATGGTTAATTTTTATTTTCAGCATAGCCTGTATTACATGGCTATTTCTTTTGGTGTATCGTTTCTGTGCAGTTTTTTGGTTTTTTATTATTTGCTGGAGAAATATATTTACACCAAAATTAAGCTCATTTACAAACTCATCCATAACCTTAAATTAGGTAAAGATTTAAAAGATGCGCTTGGTGAATACGTGAGTTCTGATCCGATTAATGATGTAGAGCAAGAAGTAAAGGAATGGGCGGGCGCAAAGAAAAAAGAAATAGATTTATTAAAAAAACAGGAACAGTTCAGAAGAGAATTCCTTTCAAATGTTTCGCACGAGTTTAAAACCCCGCTTTTTGCTATTCAAGGTTATATCGAAACTTTACAGGACTGTTTGATAGATGACCCGGATCAGGCTGTTTTATTCCTGAAAAAAGCTGAAAACAATGTAGAGCGACTGAGTTATTTAATTAATGATTTAGACGTTATTTCAAAATTAGAAACAGGCGAATCGCCAATTAACTACCAGAAATTCGATTTTGTACAATTGGCGAAAGAGGTAATGGAAAACCTCGAAGACCGCGCTGAAGCAAAAAACATTAAACTCTTTTTTAAAGATAAATATACTGCTATCACATTGGTTTCGGCCGATCGGGAAAAAATCAGGCAGGTGTTAATTAACTTAATGGTAAACAGCATTAAGTACGGCATTGATGGTGGCGAAACAGCCATTAAGATTTTTGAACTGCACGATCAGGTTTTGATCGAAGTTACCGATAATGGCATCGGTATAGAAGAAAAACATTTGTTGCGCTTATTTGAACGCTTTTATCGCATCGATACCCACCGGGCTAGAGAAGTTGGAGGCACAGGTTTGGGCTTAGCCATTGTAAAACACATTTTAGAGGCACACCAACAAACCATTTCAGTAAGAAGTACGCCAGGCATAGGCACAACCTTTGCTTTTACACTACAAAAAGGCGGTTAG
- a CDS encoding preprotein translocase subunit SecG (product_source=KO:K03075; cog=COG1314; ko=KO:K03075; pfam=PF03840; tigrfam=TIGR00810; transmembrane_helix_parts=Inside_1_1,TMhelix_2_24,Outside_25_53,TMhelix_54_76,Inside_77_120), translating into MVTFLIILLIIACVALGLFVLVQNPKGGGLATGGGTSNMFGVQRTGDVLEKGSWVLLTLIVVLTLAVTTIAKTSGGTAAVGNSAIQERLDKTPSPSPLGGNLNSTKPAASTPAKTDSTKK; encoded by the coding sequence ATGGTAACCTTTTTAATCATTTTATTAATTATTGCGTGTGTGGCCTTAGGCTTATTTGTTTTAGTACAAAACCCTAAAGGCGGAGGTTTAGCTACAGGTGGTGGCACCAGTAACATGTTTGGTGTACAGCGTACCGGCGATGTTTTAGAAAAAGGATCGTGGGTATTGTTGACCTTAATCGTAGTGTTAACCCTTGCTGTTACTACAATTGCTAAAACTAGCGGTGGTACTGCTGCGGTTGGAAATTCAGCTATTCAGGAGCGTTTAGATAAAACACCATCACCATCTCCACTTGGCGGAAATTTAAACAGCACTAAACCTGCTGCTTCGACTCCAGCTAAAACAGATTCGACAAAGAAATAA
- a CDS encoding hypothetical protein (product_source=Hypo-rule applied), translated as MDNKKLLADLLAQPGKVGPEHVSMLQEMVAQFPYAQPIHLLLAKANASAVPKAALYSQGHVLFHVLNMVSVRETTEEEIKEVVAESTQDEQVVFEEIGELAPDLHSENPVIPIETPNHLPGIDSHLMDLPADNDSFIESVAATDFFAFEQKLSTDVVTTAPEIETVVPDEPERNFVSQYNDDKLPYTFLWWLAKTRKEHEQIFQPYARPNAGKVKPQPQNNQQQERAEFQQQYVEHIFHIQTPFEVADHLAEYPSAEIKDAKGAEIIERFLKEDPTIKPPKPEQIDNENKAKKSAEDNYDLVSETLAKIYIEQMLYHKAIDTYKKLSLKYPEKSRYFADLIQSIEKKF; from the coding sequence ATGGATAACAAAAAGCTACTGGCAGATTTACTTGCGCAACCTGGAAAGGTTGGACCAGAGCATGTATCCATGTTGCAGGAGATGGTGGCGCAATTTCCATATGCCCAGCCCATTCATTTACTGTTAGCCAAGGCTAATGCATCAGCAGTGCCAAAAGCAGCACTTTATAGCCAGGGACATGTACTGTTCCATGTATTAAACATGGTTTCAGTCCGCGAAACAACAGAAGAAGAAATTAAAGAGGTAGTTGCTGAAAGTACACAGGATGAACAGGTCGTTTTTGAAGAAATAGGAGAATTAGCTCCAGATCTTCACTCAGAAAACCCAGTAATTCCTATAGAAACGCCAAATCACCTGCCGGGTATTGATAGTCATCTAATGGACTTACCTGCAGATAATGATTCTTTTATTGAAAGTGTAGCTGCTACCGATTTCTTTGCCTTTGAACAGAAATTAAGTACCGATGTGGTTACAACCGCACCAGAAATTGAAACGGTTGTTCCTGATGAGCCCGAAAGGAATTTTGTTTCGCAATATAACGACGATAAGCTTCCATACACGTTTTTATGGTGGCTGGCTAAAACCCGTAAAGAGCACGAGCAGATTTTTCAGCCTTATGCCCGTCCTAACGCTGGTAAAGTAAAACCACAGCCGCAAAACAACCAGCAGCAAGAAAGAGCTGAGTTTCAACAGCAATATGTAGAGCACATCTTTCACATTCAAACGCCTTTCGAGGTAGCCGATCATTTAGCAGAATATCCTTCTGCCGAAATTAAAGATGCAAAGGGAGCTGAAATTATCGAGCGGTTCTTAAAAGAAGATCCAACAATCAAGCCGCCTAAGCCAGAACAGATAGACAATGAAAATAAGGCAAAGAAAAGTGCAGAAGACAATTACGACCTTGTTTCGGAGACTTTAGCTAAAATTTATATCGAGCAAATGCTTTACCACAAAGCCATAGATACTTATAAAAAATTAAGTTTGAAATATCCGGAAAAAAGCCGTTACTTTGCCGACCTTATCCAATCTATAGAAAAGAAGTTTTAA
- a CDS encoding hypothetical protein (product_source=Hypo-rule applied; cleavage_site_network=SignalP-noTM; pfam=PF04390) produces the protein MKIKIFALILVASILSACSYKFSGASTTGLKTVVVRVFENNAPLVVPTLSNQITESLKTRIRNQTKLIISPTGEGDASFEGRITGYDIKPVALQNSATPTSGANRLTITVSVKYKNNIKEHEKESFEESFTKFFDFPINGAPIQTLLPGAIENINKQLSEDIFNRAFAQW, from the coding sequence ATGAAAATAAAAATATTTGCTTTAATCCTTGTTGCTTCTATATTGAGCGCCTGCTCTTATAAATTCAGTGGAGCATCAACAACAGGATTAAAAACGGTGGTTGTCCGGGTATTTGAAAACAATGCACCATTAGTGGTACCAACACTAAGTAACCAGATTACCGAATCGTTAAAAACCCGGATCCGTAATCAGACCAAATTGATTATTTCTCCTACCGGTGAAGGCGATGCATCATTTGAGGGCAGAATAACGGGCTATGATATTAAGCCGGTTGCGCTTCAAAATAGTGCCACACCTACTTCGGGTGCAAACAGATTAACCATAACCGTTTCGGTAAAGTATAAGAACAATATAAAAGAACACGAAAAAGAAAGTTTTGAAGAAAGCTTTACCAAATTTTTCGATTTTCCGATCAATGGGGCACCAATTCAAACCTTATTGCCTGGAGCTATCGAAAACATTAACAAACAATTATCGGAAGATATTTTTAACCGTGCATTTGCACAATGGTAA